One Prinia subflava isolate CZ2003 ecotype Zambia chromosome 17, Cam_Psub_1.2, whole genome shotgun sequence DNA segment encodes these proteins:
- the ATPAF2 gene encoding ATP synthase mitochondrial F1 complex assembly factor 2: protein MSSVAMWRGCRRLWWAHSPPARLPRPPPAASGSCAVGPCGRRAYAPPAERKRFYQNVSISQGEGGFEINLDHRKLKTPQAKLFTVPSEALAIAVATEWDSQKDTIKFYTMHLTTLCNTALDNPTQRNKTQLIRAAVKFLETDTVCYRVEEPPALAELQKNEWDPVVTWAEKRYNVTIGSSTSILGPNIPASTKETFVSHLASYNMWALQGIEFVITQLKSLILSMSLIDRHITVEKAVLLSRLEEEYQIRRWGNVEWAHDYDLCELRARTAAGTLFVHLCSESSTVKHKLLQD, encoded by the exons ATGTCGTCTGTCGCAATGTGGCGCGGCTGCCGCCGGCTCTGGTGGGCTCACTCTCCGCCCGCTCGGCTCCCCCGACCGCCTCCTGCAGCTTCCGGGAGCTGCGCGGTGGGGCCATGCGGGCGCCGGGCCTATGCCCCGCCAGCAG AGAGGAAGAGGTTCTACCAGAACGTGAGCATCTCGCAAGGGGAAG GAGGCTTTGAAATAAACCTGGACCACCGAAAGCTGAAAACGCCCCAGGCCAAGCTCTTCACGGTCCCCAGCGAGGCCTTGGCCATTGCGGTGGCAACCGAGTGGGATTCCCAGAAAGACACCATCAAGTTCTACACCATGCACCtg ACCACCCTGTGCAACACGGCGCTGGACAATCCCACGCAGAGAAACAAAACTCAGCTGATCCGAGCTGCTGTGAAGTTCCTGGAGACAGACACAGTCTG CTATCGTGTGGAGGAGCCTCCAGCCTTGGCAGAACTACAGAAGAATGAATGGGATCCTGTGGTCACCTGGGCTGAGAAAAG GTACAACGTGACCATTGGCTCCTCGACCAGCATCCTGGGGCCAAACATTCCAGCCAGCACCAAGGAGACTTTTGTCAGCCACCTGGCATCCTACAACATGTGGGCCCTGCAAG GTATAGAATTTGTAATCACCCAGCTGAAATCGCTGATTCTGTCCATGAGCCTGATTGACAGGCACATTACAGTAGAGAAAGCTGTGCTTCTGTCTCGCCTGGAGGAAGAATACCAG aTTCGGCGCTGGGGGAACGTGGAGTGGGCCCACGACTACGACCTGTGTGAGCTGCGTGCTCGCACGGCAGCTGGGACTCTCTTTGTTCACCTCTGCTCAGAGAGCTCGACTGTAAAACACAAGCTGTTGCAGGACTga
- the GID4 gene encoding glucose-induced degradation protein 4 homolog: MGARGGAAGRPRPRGGRGVRERSGAERAASPGRAPAPATLAPGDPPEMPVRSERRRAGGAGSSASSPATGAAASSLVPPPPINTAQPGVATSLLYSGAKFRGQQRSKGNAYEVEVVMQHVDMENSYLCGYLKIKGLTEEYPTLTTFFEGEIISKKHPFLTRKWDADEDVDRKHWGKFQAFYQYAKTFNSDDFDYEDLKNGDYVFMRWKEQFLVPDHTIKDISGASFAGFYYICFQKSAASIEGYYYHRSSEWYQSLNLTHVPEHSAPIYEFR, from the exons ATGGGAGCGCGCGGAGGCGCTGCCGGGAGGCCCCGACCCAGAGGCGGCCGCGGCGTGagggagcggagcggagcggagcgggcggcGTCCCCCggccgcgccccggccccggccaCGCTGGcgcccggggacccccccgaGATGCCGGTTCGGAGCGAGAGGCGCCGCGCTGGAGGGGCGGGGAGCTCggcctcctcccctgccaccgGAGCGGCCGCCAGCAGCCTGGTGCCGCCGCCCCCCATCAACACGGCGCAGCCCGGAGTGGCCACTTCGCTGCTCTACAGCGGGGCCAAATTCCGCGGGCAGCAGCGCAGCAAAGGCAACGCCTACGAGGTGGAGGTCGTCATGCAG CATGTGGATATGGAAAACTCCTATCTCTGTGGATACTTGAAGATTAAAGGCCTTACAGAG GAGTACCCAACCCTCACCACATTCTTTGAGGGAGAGATAATCAGTAAGAAACACCCGTTCCTAACGCGCAAGTGGGACGCCGATGAAGACGTGGATCGTAAACACTGG gGGAAGTTCCAGGCTTTTTACCAGTATGCAAAAACATTTAACTCTGATGACTTTGATTATGAAGATCTAAAAAATGGGGACTACGTCTTCATGAGATGGAAG GAGCAGTTCCTAGTCCCAGATCACACCATCAAGGACATCAGTGGTGCTTCCTTTGCTGGTTTCTATTACATCTGCTTCCAGAAGTCAGCAGCATCTATAGAGGGCTATTACTACCATAGGAGTTCAGAATG gTATCAGTCGTTGAATTTAACACACGTCCCCGAGCACAGCGCTCCTATCTACGAGTTCCGATGA
- the DRG2 gene encoding developmentally-regulated GTP-binding protein 2 — MGILEKISEIEKEIARTQKNKATEYHLGLLKAKLAKYRAQLLEPSKSPAAKGEGFDVMKSGDARVALIGFPSVGKSTFLSLMTSTASEAASYEFTTLTCIPGVIEYKGANIQLLDLPGIIEGAAQGKGRGRQVIAVARTADVVIMMLDATKGEVQRALLEKELESVGIRLNKSKPNIYFKPKKGGGISFNSTVTLTQCSEKLVQLILHEYKIFNAEVLFREDCSPDEFIDVIVGNRVYMPCLYVYNKIDQISMEEVDRLARRPHSVVISCGMKLNLDYLLEKLWEYLALTCIYTKKRGQRPDFTDAIILRKGASVEHVCHRIHRSLASQFKYALVWGTSTKYSPQRVGLTHMMEHEDVIQIVKK, encoded by the exons ATGGGCATCCTGGAGAAGATCTCGGAGATCGAGAAGGAGATCGCCCGCACGCAGAAAAACAAAG CCACCGAGTACcacctggggctgctgaagGCAAAGCTTGCCAAGtacagagctcagctgctggagccctcCAAGTCCCCGGCGGCCAAGGGCGAGGGCTTCGATGTGATGAAATCAGGAGATGCCCGCGTGGCACTGATCGGTTTTCCCTCTGTGGGCAAG TCCACGTTTCTGAGTCTGATGACCTCGACCGCCAGCGAAGCCGCCTCGTACGAGTTCACCACGCTGACCTGCATCCCAGGAGTCATCGAA TACAAAGGAGCCAATATTCAGCTGCTGGATCTGCCTGGAATCATCGAGGGAGCAGCTCAAG ggaagggcaggggccGGCAGGTGATCGCCGTGGCCAGGACTGCAGACGTCGTGATCATGATGCTGGATGCCACCAAGGGAGAGGTGCAGAG GGCCTTGCTGGAGAAAGAACTGGAATCTGTAGGAATCCGGCTGaacaaaagcaaaccaaatATCTACTTCAAG CCCAAGAAGGGTGGAGGCATCTCCTTCAACTCCACTGTCACCTTGACTCAGTGCTCTGAGAAGCTGGTTCAGCTCATCCTCCACGAATACA AAATCTTCAACGCTGAGGTCCTGTTCAGAGAGGATTGTTCCCCTGACGAGTTCATTGATGTGATTGTAGGAAACAGGGTCTACATGCCGTGCCTCTAT GTCTATAACAAGATTGACCAGATATCCATGGAGGAGGTGGATCGTCTTGCTCGGAGGCCCCACAGTGTTGTCATCAG CTGTGGCATGAAGCTGAACCTGGACTAcctgctggaaaagctctgGGAATACCTGGCACTCACCTGCATCTACACCAAGAAACGGGGCC AGAGACCAGACTTTACAGATGCCATTATTCTACGGAAAGGGGCCTCTGTGGAACATGTG TGCCATCGGATTCACAGATCATTAGCCAGCCAGTTCAAATATGCCTTGGTGTGG GGGACAAGCACAAAGTACAGCCCTCAAAGAGTGGGCTTAACCCATATGATGGAGCATGAAGATGTCATTCAGATCGTAAAGAAGTAA